One part of the Patescibacteria group bacterium genome encodes these proteins:
- a CDS encoding ZIP family metal transporter, with protein MSIWFPTLLSVFIISLISLIGVFSLTLALDKLRKWLLYLVSFAAGALLGDAFLHLLPEAVEISSIERVSVLILVGIVVFFFLEKVIFWRHCHFPTTAQHVHSVGPMNLIGDGLHNVIDGAIIAGSFLISVPLGIATSIAVLLHEIPQEIGDFGILIHAGYTKRKALWLNFLSGCLAIVGAIVTLIIGDSVEGFTAYLVPLTIGGFIYIAAADLLPEIHREEHTGRSLGQALILLVGIGVMGLLLLLE; from the coding sequence ATGTCTATCTGGTTTCCTACCCTGCTCAGCGTGTTCATCATCAGCTTGATTTCGCTCATTGGAGTGTTCTCACTAACACTGGCACTGGATAAGCTGCGGAAGTGGTTGCTCTACCTTGTTAGCTTTGCCGCGGGTGCCTTACTGGGTGATGCTTTTCTCCATTTACTCCCTGAGGCGGTAGAAATTAGCTCCATTGAACGAGTGTCCGTACTCATTCTCGTTGGGATTGTGGTTTTCTTCTTTTTAGAAAAAGTCATTTTCTGGCGGCACTGTCACTTCCCAACCACAGCACAGCATGTGCACAGTGTGGGTCCAATGAATCTCATTGGCGATGGACTACACAATGTTATTGATGGTGCCATTATTGCTGGGAGTTTCCTCATTAGCGTGCCACTGGGCATTGCCACTTCGATTGCGGTTTTGCTACACGAAATTCCCCAGGAGATTGGTGATTTTGGCATTCTGATCCATGCTGGGTATACCAAGCGGAAAGCGCTGTGGTTGAATTTTCTTTCTGGGTGTTTGGCTATAGTGGGTGCAATTGTGACTTTGATCATTGGCGATTCGGTTGAAGGTTTTACCGCGTACTTAGTGCCACTTACCATTGGGGGTTTCATTTACATTGCTGCGGCTGACCTGCTGCCGGAAATTCACCGTGAAGAGCACACTGGCCGGTCATTGGGACAAGCCTTGATTCTGCTGGTTGGTATTGGGGTGATGGGGTTGCTGTTGCTACTGGAGTAG